The DNA region TCTTGATTGTTAGCTCCCAAGGAATCAAAATGCTGCATCTCGACGAGAGTACTCATCTCATCGAAAAGCTAATGGAAGCAACCCCTGTTGCAGTCGATAAGGTAAGCTCCATGCTCTCGAAAAAAGGAAAAGGGATGCAAAACGATCAGCAAACATCTGGTATAGACAGCATGGATTAAACGAACAGAGACCGCATCTTGCTAATGAGATGTGGTTTGTTTTTGTAGAATTATTAATCATAGCTTTTTACAAAGGGTGGCTGAAACTCTATACTTAGAATGAATGAAAAATTCAGACTATGGAGGGGAATTAGTGTGGCGAACGTGACTTTTAAAGGAAATCCGGTTACATTGGTCGGAACAGAAGTAAAAGTAGGCGACAAGGCGCCTGAATTTACGGTGCTAGGGAATGATTTATCTCCTGTTACGCTGGAAAGCTCAGCTGGAAAGGTGAGAATTTTTAGTGTCGTTCCATCTATTGACACAGGCGTATGTGACGCGCAAACCCGTAAGTTTAATGAAGAGGCGGCCAACTTGGATAATGTTAAAGTCATCACGGTCAGTGTCGATTTGCCCTTTGCTCAAAAGCGCTGGTGTGCGGCAGCCGGACTTGAAAATGTTGTGACGGTTTCTGACCATAGAGATTTATCTTTTGGAGAGGCATACGGCGTGTACATTAAAGAATTGCGTTTGCTAGCGCGTTCTGTATTTGTGGTAGATAGCCAAGATAAGGTTACATACGTGGAATATGTGCCTGAAAGCACCGACCATCCGAATTACGAGGCGGCCATTGAAGCGGCAAAAGCGGCAAACTAAACACGAGATTTAAGACATTAGAGGAATCCAGGAAGGTTCAGCGAGAACCGTTAAGCCTGGGTTCTTTTTTTGTTTAGATTAATTTATTGAAAATTCTTAATAAAAATACCCCTTTTGGTCCTCGAAATGTTTATCCCTCTCAGAAAAGGTGATACTTGTTCTTTATAGGATGTAATACTACAATGGGTAAAAGAATAGTGGACGAAGTTGGAGGAAACGCTATGAATACAACAAAAGTTGAACAAATATATGAGCTCATCACAAGTACCGCGAAAATCATTCAAGAAGAATTGGGCGGGACTGAACTGGAGGCCATCGCCGAAACAGGAGAAAATCTTTTCCAGGGCGATGTGCTGCAGGATGAACTCAGTGAGATAACTGTAAAGAAATTAAAGAAAGGCTATCAGGAAATCCATCTTGATCATTTCAGCAAGGAAGATATCCGAAAAGGATGGCAATTGGCCATTTTAAAAGCTATGCGCACGCATGTGCAGCCGAATCATCAAATGACCCCTGACGCGATTGGCTTCATGTTTGCTTATCTTTTGGAGAAGTTTACGGCAAAGCAAGAAGCTTTGTCTGTCCTTGACCCTGCTGTTGGGACAGGGAATCTGCTCTTTTCTGTCATGAATGTCTTGAGTGGCAAGCAATTGAATGCCACTGGGATTGAAGTAGACGAAACATTGGTCAAACTCGCTTATACAGGTGCGAATTTATTGGGTATGCCTGTCCATTTCTTGCACCAGGACAGCTTGCAGCCCTTGTTCATTGACCCAGCCGATGTCGTGATTTGTGATTTGCCTGTAGGCTATTACCCGGATAATGAGCGTGCAAAGGAATTTAAGGTAAGAGCGAAGGATTCAGAATCAATGTCCTATGCCCATCATCTTTTCA from Pradoshia eiseniae includes:
- the tpx gene encoding thiol peroxidase, giving the protein MANVTFKGNPVTLVGTEVKVGDKAPEFTVLGNDLSPVTLESSAGKVRIFSVVPSIDTGVCDAQTRKFNEEAANLDNVKVITVSVDLPFAQKRWCAAAGLENVVTVSDHRDLSFGEAYGVYIKELRLLARSVFVVDSQDKVTYVEYVPESTDHPNYEAAIEAAKAAN
- a CDS encoding class I SAM-dependent methyltransferase, which codes for MNTTKVEQIYELITSTAKIIQEELGGTELEAIAETGENLFQGDVLQDELSEITVKKLKKGYQEIHLDHFSKEDIRKGWQLAILKAMRTHVQPNHQMTPDAIGFMFAYLLEKFTAKQEALSVLDPAVGTGNLLFSVMNVLSGKQLNATGIEVDETLVKLAYTGANLLGMPVHFLHQDSLQPLFIDPADVVICDLPVGYYPDNERAKEFKVRAKDSESMSYAHHLFIEQGFTYSKNGGYLFFLVPNDLFTTSEAPALNQFIHEHGYIQGLIQLPESMFKSKQSAKSILILQKAGDGVKAPKQVLLVNMPKLSDKTATAAMLNKIDNWIKAEK